In Halogranum gelatinilyticum, the DNA window AGCCGTGGTGGCACTCGGGGCAGATGTCGCCCGCCCGCATCGACGACTTGTCGGCCAGACGCGTCATCCCACACTCGGGACAGTAGTATTCGGTCGGGACCTCGCTGGCCTCCTCGCGCGTCAGCGTCTCCGCGCTGGTGATGCCACCCGGGGACCCCGACCCCGAGCCGTTCGACGGCTCCGTGTCGGCGGCGTCGGCGGCGTTGCCGATGAACTCTGCGTCGTAGCCCTCTTCGACGGCCTCGGTGTCGTCGAGTTCAGGGGCGAGCTTGTTGCCGAAGTCGACGTCGACGTCCTCCTCGTCCTCGTCGCTCCCGCCGACCTCGGCGGCGAAGCCCTCGTCCTCGCCCTGCTGGTCCGGCCACGGCGTGTGTTCGGATTCCTGCTCGGTCGCTTCAGTGTCGGTCTCGTCTTCGGCTTCCGCGCCGCCTTCGACCTCTTCGAGCGTCGGCATCCGCTCCTCGTCGCCGCGGCCGACGTCGCTCGAGTCGGGCCACTCGCCGGGCTGTCGCTCCGCTGGCTCCTCCTCGGTGTCGTCGTCGAGGATGACGCCGTCGTCCTCCTCCGCGCTCTGCGGCGGCTCGAACTCCTCGGCTGCCTCCGGCTCGTCGTCGACGCGCGGATGCGTCGGCTCGTCGTCCGCCGCGTCGGCGGTGACAGCGTCGTCCACCGCACCGTCGCTCTCGGCGTCGATCACTTCGCCACCGTCGTCGGCTGCGGTGACGGCGTCGGTCGTGACGGAGCCGTCGGGCGTGTCGGCTGCGACCGACCCCTCTACTGGGTCGGCCGTGGCCGCTCCGCCGACCTCGTCGGCTGCGGTCTCCTCTGTCGTGTCGTCGGTCGCGTCCTCGCCCGCGATGGCCTCCGGAATGGAGGTCACCTCCTTGTTCTCGCTGACGACCTGTGTCTCGCCGCAGCGTGCACACGTCTTGACCGTCCGGAACGTGACGACCATCTCCTCGCCGTTCTCCTCCCGCTCACGCTCGGTCTCGGGTTCACCGAAATCGTGTCCGAGTAAGCACCTGAGTCCCATTGCACGCACATTCCGCCGTCCGAGACTAAAACCTACCCCCTCCGCGTCTGCCGGGCGTCTGACGCCGTCTCCGGGGAATCGGTGGGACCGCCGGTAAGCGTAAAACCGCCGCGCTCGTTGGTGAGGGTATGAGAGCCAAGCGGGAGTATCGAGACCGCGACGACGTCGAGGTCGCGGTCCTCGATGCACTCGTCGACCGAGCGGACGAGGGCATGACCGTCTTCGAGCTCCGCGCGGCCGTCGACGCCGACATCGACACCATCGAGCAGGCGCTCGGTGACCTCAAGACAGACAGTCTCATCAGCGTCGAAGGGGCGAGCCAGCGCGTCCGCATCTATCCCGACGACCGGGTCGTCCCCGACCCCGAGGACCTCGTCGACGACGACGGGAGCTTCCTCGACGCCGTCCGCCAGCGGCTCGGTCTCTGACTCGACGGCTACTGGACCCGCCGCGGCGTCGTCGATGCCTGCAGGTTTTAGGTGTCGCTCGCGTACGGCCAGCCAATGACTGCGATCGGCGACTTCCACGCGGACCACGGCGCGACGTTCGAGGAACGCGGCGGACGAGAGATCGTCCGCGACTACGGCCGCCCGGCAGTCGCGCACAAGGCTGTCCGCAACGGCGTCGGTACCATCGAGATGGGCTATGGCGTCGTCCTCGTCGAGGGCGACGACCGCGTCGAGTTCGTCGACAACGCGGTGACCAACCGCGTCCCCGACGAGGACGGCCGGGGCTGCTACGCGCTCCTCCTCGACCCGCAGGGCCGCACCGAGACGGATCTGTACGTCTACAACGCCGGTGAGCGACTCCTCCTCTTTACGCCCCCGGCACAGGCCGAACCGCTCGTCGACGACTGGCGCGAGAAGGTGTTCATCCAGGACGTCGAGATCCGCGACGCCACCGAGGACTTCGCGGTCTTCGGCGTCCACGGTCCCCAGTCGACCGAGAAGGTCGCGAGCGTCCTCAACCACGCGGGGGCACCCGAGCCGCATCTCTCCTTCGTCCGCGGCTCCATCGCCGACGTCGGCGTCACCGTCGTCGCGAGCGACGCGCTCGTCGGCGAGGAGGGCTACGAGATCATCTGCGCAGCTGACGAGGCCGCAGACCTCTTCGACGCGCTCTTGACCTACGGCAACGCCTCGGCTCCCTTCGGCTACGCGACCTGGGAGTCGCTGACGCTCGAAGCCGGGACGCCGCTGTTCGAGACGGAGCTGTCGGGGCGGCTGCCGAACGTCCTCGGACTCCGGAACGCCCTCGACTTCGAGAAGGGCTGTTACGTCGGCCAGGAGGTCGTCTCCAAGGTCGAGAACCGCGGCCAGCCGAGCCAACGACTCGTCGGTCTCACGGCCGAGGAACTGCCCGCGGCCGGAGCGGCCGTCTTCTCCGGCGACGAACACGTCGGCGACGTGACGCGGGCGGTCGAGAGTCCGTCACTCGGCGAGCCAGCCGCGTTCGCGCTCGTCGACTTCGGTCTCGACGCCGCAGCCGACCTGACGGTCCGGGTCGACGGCGACGAGCGTGCCGCCGACCGCGTCGAGCTGCCGTTCGTCGAGGGGAGCGACCGCTCGGACCGGCTACCAGCCTACCGCTGAGAACTGCGTCGTGAAGGCGTCTCGCCGTCCGTCTCGGGCTGCCCGGCGTGCCCGACGGACGGCTGTCGTCCGCACGCTGTCGGTTCAGTCGTCCGCGTAGGTTCAGTCGTCCGCGTAGTCGAGACAGATGTCGACGAGTTCGACGACATCGGTCATGGCGTCCATCTCGATGCCGAACCCGAAGCCAGTCGTCTCGCCGGTCGGGACGTGGAGGGCTGCACCGCCTTCGAACAGCCGGATCGTCGCACGGAGTTCGCCGAAGTCGTAGAGGAGGTTCTCCTGGTGCTCACTGGAGATGTGCTCCAGATACATGTCGTGGGCGATGTCGCTGAGTTTCTCCTGGGGATACCGTGTCGCGAAGTTCTCACTGATATACAGCACTTCGTACTCGTCGGCGTCGTACCGGCCGACACCCAACAGTGACTTGCCTGCGGTTGCCCGGAGCCGCTCGACCATCTCGTCGTAGTCGGTCATATGGAGGCGTACGGGAACGCCTACTATATTTATGGTGGGACGGGGACACCGTCGAGCCGCGTCTGTTCTTCGTGGGCCGAGAGGACGTACTCGAAGTAGGGTGTCATCGTCGCCGTCGCCTGTTCCCAGTGGGTCGCCGTGTGCATATCGTGTAGTTCGACGCCGAGGGCGTAGCGGGTCGCTTCGGGACCGAAACCGGACTCGCCGTCGCTCGGCTTGTCGGGATAGGAGGGCTGACAGAGTGCCGCACGGAGTTCGTAGGTCTGTGCGGCCATCATCGGCGTCCAGTAGTCACCGCCGACCTTGTGCCGTCGCCAGGCTTCGGTGCTCTTGGAGGCGTAGCGGCGGTCGATGTCGAACGCCTCGGCCCGCTCGGCGAACGCCGACTCGACGGGACACCAGTCGGCCGTGTCCAGTGCCGCGGTTCTGAGGCTGCCGTCCTCGTCGGTGTACTCGGCCTCGATGGCGTCTTTGGCCCACAGTGCGTCGACGTAGGCGACCGCTCCTCTCCGGGCGGTCTCGTCGTCGAGGTGAGCGAACTGCCTGCGGTCGACTTCGAAGAAGGCGTCGACTGCCCGCTCGTACTCACGGTTGTCGTGGGCACGGAACCCCGCACAGAGCTGCGTAGCCATGTACTCGGCCGCTTCGGTAAAGCGGCGACGACTCCACTCGCCGGTCATCGACTGTTGATGAGAGGGTGAGCAAGATAATCTTAGCGGTAGACGCGATGCAAATTGATTCCCAACCGACACGTCCGGGGGCGGGTCAGGAACGGGACAGCAACGCCCGGAGCTGCTCGCGCGAGAAGAACGACGACGGCCGGTCCATGTGGACGCCGATCTCTCCCGAGAGGGCACGCAGCCCGGCGCGCTGGACGGGTTCGGGCAGCGAGTACGCCCGCCGGATCAGGTGGCCGAGACGGATCTCCCGCGAGAGTTCCGAGCGCCACGCCCGCTCGTAGTCGGCGAGCGTCCGCGGGCGGTCGGGGTCGACGGCGTCGACGGCGCGGTCGGCAGCGGTCATCCCGTACAGGATGCCGCCGCCGGTGAAGGGCTTGGTCTGTGCGGCGGCGTCGCCGAGGAGGAAGACCCGCCGGGTCGTCACCGACGCGGGCGGGCCGATGGGGATGGCACCCGAACAGAAGTGGTCGGTCTCGACGTCGTACGCTGCGGTCAGTTCGTCGAACAGTTCGTTGACCTCCTTGCCCGGCGGCGCGGCGAGACCGTACTCGACACCCGCGTCGCCACGGGGGATACGCCACGCGAAGAAGCGCGGAGCCGTGAGGTGGACGTCGACGTAGTCGCCGAAGTCCGACTCGTCGGTGAACGCGAGGACGCCGTGGAGCTTCTCGGCCGGTTCCGGCAGCCCGACCTCACGGCGGACCCGCGAGATGGGGCCGTCGCTCCCGGCGACCATCTTCGCTTCGAATTCTTGTGTCTCGCCGCCGACGCTCGCCGTCACGGTGACGCTGTGTGACTGCTCTTCGACACCGGTGACGGTGTGGCCTTCGCGGACGTCGGAACCCGCGTCGCGGGCCGCGTCGGCGAGGGTTCGGTCCAACTCGACGCGGTCGATGACGTTCGAGATCTCCTCGGACCTGTAGAAGCGGTGGGCGTCGCTCTCGGGCCCGCCGACGTGGAAGTTCGCCCCGTAGACGCGGTTCTGGAGGAGGCGGTTCTTCGCATCGTCGGGGACGAAGTCCCAGATGTCGGTGCTGACGTGGCCGGAGCAGGCCAGTGGCGTCCCAACCTCGCCCTTCTCCAAGGCGAGGACGTCGTATCCGGCCTCGGCGGCGCGGCGGGCGAAGCGTGCGCCAGCGGGACCAACGCCGACCACGACGAAGTCGTACATACCGACCTCTGGTGGCCGCCGAGGCAAATACCTTCCCGGTTCGCCCGAACGGACGGTCCGAGGGTTCAAACGCGAGGACGGGACCACCGAGGGTATGGCCTGACGCTGACCGCGACGTGCCCCGCGGGAGTACGGCACTCCATGTCGCGGCGACCTTCCGTGCCGTCTGTTCGCTCTGTTCGCCCGTTTCGACGCTCACTCGGCTCTCACTCGACGGCAGCCAACGCTCTGACCGTCGACGTCTCGAACGACTCCGGCCAGTCGACGGCGAGCCGTCGCCACGAGTCGCCCGAATCGGCCGAGTGGAACAGCCCTCGGTTGTTGGCGGCGTAGCACTCACCACCGTCGCCGGCGACGAGCACCGCGCGAGTCACGCCTTCACCCATCGGCAGCCCACGGCCGTCGAGCCGTTCCCAGCCTTCCCCCTCGCGCTTCCGGTAGACGTAGGTGTCCGCTCGCGAGGCGGTGTGTGCCGAGTAGGCACCCGACGCCGACGAGACGAGCACGGTTTCGGGGTTGACGAGGGCGACGCTCCAGCAGTAGCGGTGGCGCAACCCCTCTTGTGGATAGTCCCACGTCTCGCCGCCGTCCGTCGTCTCCGCGTAGCCGTCGCCAGCGGCCGTCCACGCCCGCCCCGGAGCATCGGGATGCGTCGCCATGCTGTGTGTGTCGATGCGCGCGGCGTCGACGCGGTCCTCCCACGTCTCGCCCCGGTCGTGGGTCTGGACGAGCGCGCCGGCCTCGATGGCGACGTAGAGATGTGCCGGGTCGGCGGGGTCGACCTCCAGCCAGCGGACGTGGTGCGTCTCCGGCCGTGGCGGGAACGCCCAGTTCTTCGAGGAGGAGAGGTCGGTCAGCCCCGATTTTTCGGTCCACGTTTCCCCGCCGTCCGTGGAGCGGTAGACCGCGCTCGGTTCCGTGCCGGCCCACAGTTCGTCAGGGTCGTCAGGGTTCACGGCGAGGGCAGTGACCGCATCGCTGTCGACGACACGCTCGCCGACACCGTCCCACGTCTCGCCGCCGTCGACACTGCGGAGAATCCCCGAGCCGAACGTCCCACAGAGCAGTCGTTCGGGGCGGTCGGGATGGACAGCGAGACACTCCAGTTCGTGTTCGGCGAGGCGTGTCGTTGTCTGCCAGTCCTCGGGACCGCCGCTGGCGACGAGGAGGGTATCACGCATTGCCACGTAGAGTGTTACCATGGCTAACGATAAGGCGAGACTGCGTGAAAAGCCACCGGCGAGGCGGTTCAGTCGTCGTCGCTGATCGGCTTGGCGGGTTTCCGACGGTCCGAGCGCGGCCCCTCCTTGTCGATGTCGGGGAGCATATCGCGCAGATAGCGGCCGGTGTGGCTCTCGTCGGTGCGGGCGACCTCCTCGGGTGTGCCCATCGCGACGACTTCGCCGCCGTTCTCGCCGCCCTCGGGACCGAGGTCGACGACGTTGTCCGCGTTCTTCACGAGGTCGAGTTCGTGCTCGACGACGACGATGGTGTTGCCGTTGTCCGTCAGCCGCTGGAGGACGTCGATGAGCTTGCGCTCGTCCTCCTTGTGGAGGCCGGTCGTCGGCTCGTCGAGGAGATAGAGCGTCTCGCCGGTCTGTCGCTTTCCGAGTTCCTCGGAGAGCTTGATGCGCTGAGCCTCACCACCCGATAGGGTGGTCGACGGCTGGCCGAGCGACATATAGCCGAGACCGACGTCCTTCAGCAGTTTGAGGCGACGGCGGATCTGGGAGTTGGCCTCGAAGAACTCGTAGGCCTCGTCGACTTCCATATCCAGCACGTCGGCGATGGTCGCGCCCTTGTAGGTGACGTCGAGCGTCTCGTCGTTGTAGCGCGCGCCGCCACACTCCTCACACGGGACGTAGACGTCCGAGAGGAAGTTCATCTCGATCTTCACAGTCCCTTGCCCGCCACACTCCTCACAGCGGCCGCCCTTGACGTTGAACGAGAAGCGGCCCTTCTCGTAGCCGCGTTGTTTGGCGAGCTTCGTCTCGGCGAACATCTCGCGGATGTGGTCGAAGACGCCGGTGTAGGTCGCCGGGTTCGACCGGGGCGTCCGGCCGATGGGCGACTGGTCGATGAGCCGGACCGTCTCGATTCCCTCCAGCCCCTCGATGGCGTCGTGCTCGCCGGGGTCGACGCTCGTGTTGTTGTTCATCTTCCGGGCGAGGCCCTTGTAGAGGATGTCGTGCATCAGCGTCGACTTCCCCGAGCCGGAGACGCCGGTGATGGCCGTGAACTGGCCGATGGGGATGGGCACGTCGAGGTCCTTCAGATTGTGCTGGCGTGCGCCCTCGATGACGAGTTCACTGTCCGACTCGCGGCGCTCCTCGGGGACGGGAATTTTCCTGCGACCCGAGAGATAGTCGCCGGTGATGGAGTTCTCCGCGGCACAGATATCGTCGAAGTCACCCTGCGCGACGATCTCGCCGCCGCGCTTGCCCGGCCCCGGTCCCATGTCGATGACGTTGTCCGCCCGACGCATCGTCTCCTCGTCGTGTTCGACGACGATGAGCGTGTTGCCGAGGTCGCGCAGCCCTTCCAGCGTGTTGAGCAGGCGGTCGTTGTCCCGCTGGTGGAGGCCAATCGACGGTTCGTCGAGGACGTAGAGGACGCCGACGAGCCCCGAGCCGACCTGCGTGGCGAGCCGGATTCGCTGGCTCTCGCCGCCCGAGAGCGTCGAGGCCTCGCGGTCGAGCGTCAGGTATTCGAGACCGACCTCGGTCATGAAGCCGAGGCGGGCGCGAATCTCCTTCAGAATCTCCTCGGTGATGGTCCGCTCACGTTCAGTGAGGTCCGCTTCCATCGACTCGAAGTGTTCGAGCGCGTCACCGATGCTGAGGCGGTTGACCTCGGTGATGGCCGTGCCGTCGACGAGCACCGACCGCGACTGCGGCTTGAGGCGCGTGCCGTCACAGGCCGGACAGGTCGTTACGGCCATGTAGTCCTCGATGTGCTCGCGGGTGCCCTTCGACTCCGTCTCGACGTAGCGGCGTTCGAGGTTCGGGATGACGCCCTCGAAGCGCTTCTCCTTGCGGCGGGTGCCGTTCTTCGTCTGTCGCTGGAAGACGACCTGTCGGTCCGTGCCGTAGAGGAACTGTCGCTGGACGTCGTCGTCGATGTCTTCCCACGCGGTGTCGACGCTGACACCGAAGTGCTCGGCGACGGAGTCGATGCGGGTCCGGTAGTACGACCGCTTGTAGCTCCACGGTTCGAAGACGTGCTTCAGCGGCTGGGAGGGGTCCGTGACGACGAGGTCCTCGTCGACCTCCTTCGCCTCGCCGATGCCCTCACACTCGGGACAGGCACCGTGCGGCGAGTTGAACGAGAACGAGCGCGTCTCGATCTCGGAGAAGTCGATACCACAGTGGGTGCAGGCGAGTTCCTCGGAGAACTCGACGACGAGTCTGTCCTCGCCGTCTGCGCCCGCGAGGTCACCCGTCGCGCGGGCGGTCGAGCCACCGAGTGCATCGGCGGCCTCTTCGCTCGCGTCGGGGACGATGACCTTCAGAATCCCGCCGGCGCGGTCGAGTGCTGTCTCCACGCTGTCAGTGATGCGCGAGCGGGCCTCCTCGTCGACGCTGATGCGGTCGACGATGACGTCGATAGTGTGGTCGTAGTTCTCGTCGAGTTCGGGCCGATCGAGAGTGAGGTCGTACTGCTCGCCGTCGACCTCGACGCGCGAGTAGCCGTCGGAGACGAGGTCGTCGAAGAGGTCCTCGAACGCACCCTTCTGGTCGCGGACGACGGGTGCGGCGAGCTTCGCCTTCGTCCCCTCGGGGAGCTTGAAGACGCGCCGCACCATCTGCTGGGCACTCTGCTCGCCGACCTCGCGACCGCACTCCGGACAGTGCGGCGTGCCGACGCGGGCGTAGAGCAGTCGGAGATAGTCGTGGAGTTCCGTGACCGTCCCGACCGTCGAGCGGGGGTTGTTGGCGGCGTTCTTCTGGTCGATGGAGATGGCGGGCGACAGTCCCTCCACCGACTCGACCTGTGGCTTGTCCATCTGGCCGAGGAAGTTGCGGGCGTAGGCACTCAGTGACTCGATGTAGCGGCGCTGTCCCTCGGCGTAGATGGTCTCGAACGCGAGCGACGACTTACCCGACCCCGACAGGCCGGTCACGACCGTGAACTGCTCGCGCGGGATGGAGACGTCGAGGTCCTTGAGGTTGTGTTCCTCCGCACCTCGAACCTCGATAAAGTCCTTGCTCATCTGGAAGTCAGGTAAGGAGAGGAACCCTGAATACCCGTCGGTTCGCGAAGGTGGTGACTCGCCGAGCGTTGGGTACAGCGATAGAAGCGAGGACGGAGAAGCGCGTCGAACTCCTAAGAGAGACGGCGGCCTCAGCTGAGCTTCTGTCGCGAGATGTTGACGCCGGTCGGCGTCACGATGAGCTGGTCGTCGCCCTTCTGGACGATGTCGCCGTCGACCTCGCGGGCGACCTGCTGGAGTTCGTCGATGATGTGTTCGACCGTGCGGTCCTGCGTCCGCAGCCGCGTGATGTCCGCGATGACGAAGTCACCGTCGTAGACGGCGTCCTTGATGGCGACGACGTCCTGCTGTCCGCTGATCTCGGCGATATGAACCGTCATCCCCGCCTCACCCCGAGCGGTGTCGAAGTCGTCGAGGTCCAGTTCGACGTAGTCCTCGGTAGAGTGTGTCGCGCCCCCACCGATGAGCCTGTTCATAATTCCCATGAGATGTACAATCGTCGTCGGGCCATTAGTTCTTACGTCAGACGGTAGGCTGACAGCGACCGTCGCCGCCGACGCACGGAACGTATCGGTACGATGATGGCATCGTTCGTGTCTGTTTACGAACTCGCGACAGGCGGCCGATGTCACTCGAAAACGACAGAACAGAGCTAGCAGCTGGTAATTCTGGAAAAAACGACTTTTTACAACGAGATACGGTAAACTAAAAAAGACCGTCTCGATACACCAGAGTGTAGGGCTATGACACACCACCAGCTTTCGAGGAGATCTCTCCTCTCCGGGCTTTCACTGGGCACCGTCGGGCTGCTCGCGTCGGGGTCGGCCGCCGCGCGCAGGACCGGCCGGTTCATCGTCGGCACGCGGTCGGCCGCCGCCGAGCGAGCCGCCAAATCACGGGCAAACGCCGTCCACCGCGAACTGGACTTCGCCGAACACGGCCGGGCAGTCGTCGTCGAGTTGCCCGAGCAGGCCGTCGAGGCCATCTCGCAGCGCGCTGACGTCGACTACGTCGAGCGCGACGGCGTCGCACAGGCCGTCGACACGGTCCCGTGGGGCGTCGACCGCATCGACGCCGACGCCGCACAGGCAGCGGGCAACTCGGGCGCGGGCGCACACGTCGTTATCCTCGACACGGGCATCGACGCGGACCATCCGGACCTCGTCGGCAACTTCGGCGAGGGCTACAACTTCGTCGCCAACTCGGCCGACTGGAACGACGACAACGGCCACGGGACACACTGCGCTGGCACGGCCAGCGCGCCGGACAACGGCGAGGGCGTCGTCGGCGTCAGCACCGACGCGGCGCTCCACGCCGCGAAGGTCCTCGACTCGGGCGGCTGGGGCTACTACTCCGACATGGCTGCCGCGCTGGAGTGGGTCGCCAACAAGGCTCAGAGCGAGTGGGGCAGTGCCGTCGCCAGCATGAGTCTCGGCGGCAGTTCCTCCTCGTCGACGCTCGCCAACGCCTGTCAGTACGCTTACGACCGGGACGTCCTCGTCGTCGCCGCCGCGGGCAACGACGGCGCGAGCGAGGCGCTCTATCCGGCCCAGTACGACTCGGTCGTCGCCGTCAGTGCGACGAACTCCGCGGACGATCTCGCGTACTTTTCGAACACCGGGCCGTCTATCGAACTCGCGGCACCGGGGGTCTCCATCACCTCGACCACCTACGACGGCGGCTACGGCGCGAAGTCGGGCACGTCGATGGCAGCACCACACGTCTCCGGCGCGGCCGCCCAACTGCTCGCTGCGGGCTACTCCAACACCGACGCCCGCCAGCGACTCCGCGACACCGCCGAAGATATCGGTCTCTCCAGCGAGGCGCAGGGCTACGGGCTCGTCGACGTCGAGGCCGCGCTCGCAGATTCGGGTGGCAGCGACCCCGACCCGTCCGTCGCCGTCTCGACCGGCAGCGCGACGGACGTGACCGAGACGACCGCAGTTCTCAACGGGACGCTCTCGGACCTCGGTGGGGCGTCTTCGGCCGACGTCCAGTTCGAGTACGGGCCGATCGGCGGAAGTCTCACGAACACGACGGCCATCCAGACCCTGTCCTCGGTCGGGTCGTTCAGTGCCTCCGTCTCCGGTCTCGACGCCGGCACGAGCTACGAGTTCCGGGCGGTCGCCGACGCCAGCGACGGCGACAGCGACACGGGGAGTCTCGCCTCGTTCAGCACGACGAGTGCCGACACGACTGTCGTCGTCGCCACCGACGGCGCGACGAACGTCGGCACGTCGTCGGCGACGTTCAACGGAACGCTCTCGGACCTCGGTGGCGCGGCCTCCGCGGACGTGCAGTTCGAGTACGGACCCGCGGGCGGCGACCTGTCGAACACGACGGCTGTCCAGACGCTCGACGCGACCGGCTCCGTCAGCGAGTCCGTCTCGGGTCTCGACTCGGGCACGGACTACGAGTTCCGCGCCGTCGCAACCGCGAGTGACGGCGACACCGACGCAGGCACCACAGACGCCTTCACCACGCAGACGGCGGACACCTCCGTCGTCGTCGCGACGGATGGAGAATCGTCGGTCGGCACGTCGTCGGCGACGCTGAACGGGACGCTCTCGGACCTCGGTGGCGCGGCCTCCGCCGATGTCCAGTTCGAGTACGGCCCGCTCGGTGGCAGTCTCTCGAACACGACGGCCGTCCAGACCCTGTCGTCGACCGGCTCGTTCAGTGCCTCCGTTTCGGGTCTCGACTCGGGCAGTGACTACGAGTTCCGGGCGGTCGCCACCGCGAGTGACGGCGACACCGACGCGGGGTCCCGAGACGCCTTCACCACCGACGCCGACAGCGGCGGCGACACCGCACCGAGCGTCGACCGGTTTAGCGTCTCCGACAAGAGCAACCCGAAGTGGGCGCGCAAGCGCGTCTCGTGGTCCGTCTCCGACGCCGACGGCGACCTCGCGCAGGTCGAAGTCGCACTGGTCGACGGCAGCGGTCGCGCCGTCGCCAGCGAGACGACGAGCGTGAGCGGGTCGTCGGCCTCGGGCCGCAGCGACGTCCGCACGAAGGGCTCGGGCAGTTACAGCGTCACGCTCACCGTGACCGACGCCGCGGGCAACAGCACGTCGCAGACGCAGTAAGCGCCAATCGAGGACAGTCGAGAGTCCGGGCTTTTTCTCCTCGGTACGCCTGGCTCCGAGCATGACCTTCAGCATCTGCGTTCGCGAGGAGTACACCGTCAGCGGCGACGGTGAGGACGGCGTCGAGGGCGTCGAGGGCGTCGACAGCGACGACGACAGCGAGAACGAACACGTCCGCTTCGGCGTCGCCGTCACCACCCGTCTGCCCGGTGTGGGAGCGATCTGTCCCTACGCCAGCGAACACGGAGCCATCGCCACCCAGAGCTTCACCAACCCTGAGTTGGGCCGGAAGGGGCTGGAGTATCTCGCTGACGGACTCGCCGTCGACGACGCGCTGCGGGGGCTCCTGAACGCCGACGACGAGCGCGAGAAACGGCAGGTCCACGGCGTCTCTCGGGACGCGATTTTCGCCTTCTCCGGCGACGAATGTCACGACTGGTACGGCCACCACGAGGGCGACGCTGTCACTGTCGCGGGCAACCTCCTCGCGGGTGAGGCCGTCGTCGACGCGACCGTCCGATCCTACGAGAAGAGCGACCGCGACGAACCGCTGGCGAAGCGGCTCATCGACGCGCTGGCGGCGGGCGACGCAGAGGGTGGCGACGCCCGCGAGGACCTCCCGGTCCAGAGTGCCGCGCTCGTCGTCGCCTCGACCGAAGAGCAGGAGTTCGAGCCGTACTACAACGACCTGCGGGTCGACGCGACGGAGACACCGATGCGGGACCTGCGGGAGACGTTCCACGAGGCCGAGCGCGGCTACGAGTTGGCACTGGAGAAGTACGGCGTGGCGGACGATATGGACGAAGAATAGAAGAACTCAGACGCTGAACTCGTAGAGTTCGTCGCCGACGTGGTGGACCGACTCGACGACCTTTCCGGAGTCGCCGACCATGTCGCTGCCCTCGACCAGCGCGCGGCCGATGGCGAGTACTTTACCGTGGGTCTCCTCCTGGATGGCGACGAGGTCGTCGGGTTC includes these proteins:
- a CDS encoding geranylgeranyl reductase family protein translates to MYDFVVVGVGPAGARFARRAAEAGYDVLALEKGEVGTPLACSGHVSTDIWDFVPDDAKNRLLQNRVYGANFHVGGPESDAHRFYRSEEISNVIDRVELDRTLADAARDAGSDVREGHTVTGVEEQSHSVTVTASVGGETQEFEAKMVAGSDGPISRVRREVGLPEPAEKLHGVLAFTDESDFGDYVDVHLTAPRFFAWRIPRGDAGVEYGLAAPPGKEVNELFDELTAAYDVETDHFCSGAIPIGPPASVTTRRVFLLGDAAAQTKPFTGGGILYGMTAADRAVDAVDPDRPRTLADYERAWRSELSREIRLGHLIRRAYSLPEPVQRAGLRALSGEIGVHMDRPSSFFSREQLRALLSRS
- a CDS encoding DUF6432 family protein, whose amino-acid sequence is MRAKREYRDRDDVEVAVLDALVDRADEGMTVFELRAAVDADIDTIEQALGDLKTDSLISVEGASQRVRIYPDDRVVPDPEDLVDDDGSFLDAVRQRLGL
- a CDS encoding DUF7093 family protein; this encodes MGLRCLLGHDFGEPETEREREENGEEMVVTFRTVKTCARCGETQVVSENKEVTSIPEAIAGEDATDDTTEETAADEVGGAATADPVEGSVAADTPDGSVTTDAVTAADDGGEVIDAESDGAVDDAVTADAADDEPTHPRVDDEPEAAEEFEPPQSAEEDDGVILDDDTEEEPAERQPGEWPDSSDVGRGDEERMPTLEEVEGGAEAEDETDTEATEQESEHTPWPDQQGEDEGFAAEVGGSDEDEEDVDVDFGNKLAPELDDTEAVEEGYDAEFIGNAADAADTEPSNGSGSGSPGGITSAETLTREEASEVPTEYYCPECGMTRLADKSSMRAGDICPECHHGYITERER
- a CDS encoding WD40/YVTN/BNR-like repeat-containing protein: MVTLYVAMRDTLLVASGGPEDWQTTTRLAEHELECLAVHPDRPERLLCGTFGSGILRSVDGGETWDGVGERVVDSDAVTALAVNPDDPDELWAGTEPSAVYRSTDGGETWTEKSGLTDLSSSKNWAFPPRPETHHVRWLEVDPADPAHLYVAIEAGALVQTHDRGETWEDRVDAARIDTHSMATHPDAPGRAWTAAGDGYAETTDGGETWDYPQEGLRHRYCWSVALVNPETVLVSSASGAYSAHTASRADTYVYRKREGEGWERLDGRGLPMGEGVTRAVLVAGDGGECYAANNRGLFHSADSGDSWRRLAVDWPESFETSTVRALAAVE
- the uvrA gene encoding excinuclease ABC subunit UvrA, which produces MSKDFIEVRGAEEHNLKDLDVSIPREQFTVVTGLSGSGKSSLAFETIYAEGQRRYIESLSAYARNFLGQMDKPQVESVEGLSPAISIDQKNAANNPRSTVGTVTELHDYLRLLYARVGTPHCPECGREVGEQSAQQMVRRVFKLPEGTKAKLAAPVVRDQKGAFEDLFDDLVSDGYSRVEVDGEQYDLTLDRPELDENYDHTIDVIVDRISVDEEARSRITDSVETALDRAGGILKVIVPDASEEAADALGGSTARATGDLAGADGEDRLVVEFSEELACTHCGIDFSEIETRSFSFNSPHGACPECEGIGEAKEVDEDLVVTDPSQPLKHVFEPWSYKRSYYRTRIDSVAEHFGVSVDTAWEDIDDDVQRQFLYGTDRQVVFQRQTKNGTRRKEKRFEGVIPNLERRYVETESKGTREHIEDYMAVTTCPACDGTRLKPQSRSVLVDGTAITEVNRLSIGDALEHFESMEADLTERERTITEEILKEIRARLGFMTEVGLEYLTLDREASTLSGGESQRIRLATQVGSGLVGVLYVLDEPSIGLHQRDNDRLLNTLEGLRDLGNTLIVVEHDEETMRRADNVIDMGPGPGKRGGEIVAQGDFDDICAAENSITGDYLSGRRKIPVPEERRESDSELVIEGARQHNLKDLDVPIPIGQFTAITGVSGSGKSTLMHDILYKGLARKMNNNTSVDPGEHDAIEGLEGIETVRLIDQSPIGRTPRSNPATYTGVFDHIREMFAETKLAKQRGYEKGRFSFNVKGGRCEECGGQGTVKIEMNFLSDVYVPCEECGGARYNDETLDVTYKGATIADVLDMEVDEAYEFFEANSQIRRRLKLLKDVGLGYMSLGQPSTTLSGGEAQRIKLSEELGKRQTGETLYLLDEPTTGLHKEDERKLIDVLQRLTDNGNTIVVVEHELDLVKNADNVVDLGPEGGENGGEVVAMGTPEEVARTDESHTGRYLRDMLPDIDKEGPRSDRRKPAKPISDDD
- the ygfZ gene encoding CAF17-like 4Fe-4S cluster assembly/insertion protein YgfZ codes for the protein MTAIGDFHADHGATFEERGGREIVRDYGRPAVAHKAVRNGVGTIEMGYGVVLVEGDDRVEFVDNAVTNRVPDEDGRGCYALLLDPQGRTETDLYVYNAGERLLLFTPPAQAEPLVDDWREKVFIQDVEIRDATEDFAVFGVHGPQSTEKVASVLNHAGAPEPHLSFVRGSIADVGVTVVASDALVGEEGYEIICAADEAADLFDALLTYGNASAPFGYATWESLTLEAGTPLFETELSGRLPNVLGLRNALDFEKGCYVGQEVVSKVENRGQPSQRLVGLTAEELPAAGAAVFSGDEHVGDVTRAVESPSLGEPAAFALVDFGLDAAADLTVRVDGDERAADRVELPFVEGSDRSDRLPAYR